AAGTGAAGAGAGTGTAAAACTTGAATCTCAACAAACCCTTCCTATTTATAGAGTTTGAGGCACCAGAATCGAAACGTTTTGCCATAATTGGCACAAAGATCGAAATGGCAGAGCCAATCCAAGGTCAAGCGAGAATCGACGCAACGCGTCGGGAATCAGCGTCATCATGACGTCATGACATCACTTCTTCTCTTGGATCAAATGGTTCCAGCAAGCCACCGGGGAAATCTAAGGGTTTAAAATGTGCGGCCCACAGAGAGCCACGTCGCCTGCTCGCCACAACAAAGACGACCAATGTTATCTATTCAGCGAGCTCGACCATAAAGATGACCATGAACGACATTATCCACTCATTGAACTCACCCATGAAGAAGACCTCAACaagtggagggactaactgtaagAGCCAAATTTATCCTAGTTACATTATGGCCGAATTAACATTAGGAGAACCTTCAAAGGCTGCCACGCATCATTGGTATGAATTCGACAAATACCGAAGGCAAGGTCGAGGAGCCAAAAGAGACCGAGGTCAAGGACGAACACTCTCATTTAACGGAGTGATAACGGCTAGTTTTAGGGATAATACTTTAAAcagaatattctagtgaatattctcgggatctgtactattagggttttgtGGCACATATccccttataaatagaaagagacagaGTTATAGTTTGGGATTGAACACTCATTTGTAAAAGAACACTTTAACATTTTGTAGAGATTCTTGCTTTATTACATACATACAAAAGAGACCTTTTTCTTGAGAGCCCTGTCTAGCTTTTCTCCCACGATCCAAGGAGAACCCGAATATTCAAAGGCTCATCAATCGTTTATCATTGTCAGAAGGAATATTACACGACTTCATCCCCTTTTTCGGTCATCTCTATTACATTTATTTACATAAATACCATAACACACCATTTATTGCTATTTAATGCTATTTACTTCGTATTTGTACCGTCAAGTGTTGTTTATTATTATATGTCCATCACTGTTACCACAAACCTTGGGACATTCTGCCACAACTCTAATTGAATAATCTAGTGGATATATTATTATTGGCTAAGACTTAAccttgttttattatgaaaatctaATTGTTTAAACCTAGATCTAAATTTTAGGTCATGTAATTCTCAAAAATGGTATTTTTATGGTCCAACAAGAATTAAAATGGAAGTCTATATTATTACAACCTGCACTGTTGCTCATGCAtgtttcactttcttcttccacGTTATGCCTGTTCTTGGGAAGTGCTAACTGATTACTTACGGAATCCTAAATCTATTTTTAATGTTCAGAATTATCTACGTGTTCAGGTCAACAGTTTCGAAATCACTGGTTGCAGTTATTGGGATCTTTGAGCTAAAACAAGATCCAGTAGACGAAAAATGCATTTGATATTCCTTCTAAGTTGTATCACATTTTATGGTGCAATCTGGGTCTTAAATAATCCTTGGCACATATTACTTTCTCAAATCCAGAGGAAAAAGAAGCGAAATTAAGTCTTGCACCAGCCAAACAAATCCATACAACATAATTCCATACTTACCTACATACATCAATTCATCAAAACAAAGACAGAGACTTACAACCAAAAAAACTACAAAGAAAATTAAACCTCATCCAATAATTGGTGAAGTGGAAGTGAAAGTCACAGAAACGTTCGGCAGATTAACAGAAGTGATCTAGCTTAAATCAAATTAAAACACTAGTAGCTCCCGTAGGAATTACACTTAAAAAGACTGCTACAACTGCAGCAGCCACTACTGTTCCAGAGATTGAAAGCTGGGGTCCGTTCTTGAATCCGTTGGAGGAATCCTTTTTAGTGTCGGGCGACGATGATGAAGAAGCCCCAGCAGGTGTGGCCACCGGGGTTTTGGACGCAGTAGATGTATTGGTGAAGATGGCATAATCAGGAGAATTTGAAGGAATGTTGAGTAACTCTGCGCTCATCAACATGAAAATTAATACTACTATTACTTAGAGAAATAAGTAGCTAAGAGACATGGTAAAATGCATCACATGATTATGCATGACTTGAGTAAATTTGATGGTAAAAAAGTCTAGAATAAAATCTACAAAGAATgttattgttaaaaaaaatttctACTTCCAGATAACATAAATGAAGCAACATGGACAGTAGAAAAATTCATCTAACTGATTATAACTTGCTTGGGATTGATACATCATATCGTTTTTTGTATTTCCTGTTAACATATTTGTTTTGCTACAACTGAAAAATTCCCTATCTGTTATCTAGTTAGTCCCAAACTCCCAATTGAAGCAAAGTTTTGGAACTCTAGAGAGTATGTATCCGCATACCAAATGCATTATCTTCAtccattttatttcaaaaatggACTTTCTATCTTTCAGAATCACTAGGGTTTTCTACTCTCCTTTCACTTATACCAGACTTTAATTCTTGGCACGAGTCAAAATGGTAACGTGTGAGATGTCACCGCTACACATTCTTTTCTACACTTCCTTTACCGGTCAAAAAAGGGCCTCGAGCTAGCTCCAAGTGACATATTCTTTTATTGCAAACCAACATTTTTTCAAAGTTCAAAATCAATGAGATGGTCCATATATTATTAATTACAACTGACGGGCTAAAAGTTTTAAAAGGTGTTTTCAGGGCAAGCCTGGGGCTAGGCGCACCAAAAACGCCCCGAGGCGATGGTGtaggggcgaaagtctcaagaggcgtacgcccagcAATTTGGGGCATATGCCCGGGCGTTCGGGGCGTACGCCCGAGCGTTTGAGGCGCGTTTTTGTAGTGAGGCGTAAGCcctagagactttttcaaattaaaacaaaatttattggataagtccttcatatagtacccaaattctcaaaagccttcttgtaattactcaaaagttttaaaaatgaactgaaatgtattaaatttaaaagttaagACCCTTTTATATTGATTAAGGCCCTAATTTATGGTCTTTCCAATTCTTTATTTTGTTCGCTAGTATGCTAGTATCTCCCAAAATAAtgaatattcaatttttttttacaaatacaaagagaactccattctccttcatagcagcaagttcaaagttcaaaatgcAGGTcgcatcctttttgttcctccatgtagaaaattttattcttttccactcaagttacttgtgcttgtaagtagcatataataaattattttgactagttttttgtggggatgaagcacatctatatatatatatatatatatatatatatatatatatatatatatatatatatatatatatattacatatttatagttttctttaatttttatgaatttttacctgtttataaatatttactgcaatgatattatttaataaaatattaaaaattaaatactcatggggcttacgccccgtgccTCGGGGCTTTCGCCTCGCTGAGGTATATGTAAAATACCTcgcttacgcccacgccttttaaaacactcaTACAGACTAGAAAGGTAGATTCAAttcattttaagaaaaaaatgaataacCAAAATGACCGAGTGTATTAAATTCGATCAGTGTTAAAAATGACTTATCCTATACCCTATATATGGATAATGTCCATGCATGGTGAAAACTAAGGAACAAGAAAGGCAGAAAAATGTCAACATGAGTGCGCGTTTCCTAACAAAATGTCATTGAATTAGTTAACCTAGATTTTAAGAATTGACTTAGTTCAACTTCGATAAACATTTTTCAGTTGCTTCATGTTTACTGTAGCAACAATGAAACAAATTATTTAGAAACAGACCCTTTTTCCAAACAAGCTTTTGTTCCCCAGGGATATACGTTCAATTACAattcctctgtttcaatttacgTTTATACGTTCAATTACAAtccctctgttttaatttatgttgatacatatttatatttgaaaataatttcactttagacttttcaattttttccatTGTCTTTAATGAATAGCTCTTATTACCGCACAAATTGAAAGTACCACGAAAGCTTTTACATACTCTTTAAGCTTGTAAGGttcatatttttctcttttctttataaATCCTGTGCCGATAAGAGGAAGTAGCTCTTAAAAACAATTCACAGCACACCCAGTAAGTCAAACAACGTGCTAGATCACCAAAAGGAAGAAAGAACTGTTAGGGTTTTACCTGAATTTTAATCTATTATGACTCTCGGGAAAAAAGAATTTAAAAGGAATAAATCTCTCTTTTCCTGAAGGAGAAGTTTTGTACTCTTATAAAATAACCGTTTTCTTCTCAtgacaagaacaacaacaataacctcTACAATGAGTTTTGTGTAGCTctcaatattttttatatttttatactaGGTTTTATAGGTAGGTTAATTGACCAAACCTCATTATAATATCCTATTTTAGTATAATTCTTTTGTGATCTAATTTGTCCACCAAGCTTTGTATTGTTAGCTTCCGCATATACCATGTTATTTTCGATCCCAACAAGAGTTACATGGAAAAGAATTCACGTAGAAAAAAGATAGGGAGATAAAAGAAATTACTAATACAGTAAGTATATACACTGTTTGtgtacaaaaatattttacactatcagcaaattttaaaaatagcataaagctcttttatttttttaattatgtgaCAGGTAGAAGTTAAACTGAGTAAGAGATTATCATGTTATACAAGAGAAAGCTTACTAGGGCAGTTAGAGATGCTGGCATTACTGAGCTTGCAAGCAGAAGGAAGCTGAAGCAATTTATCTTCTTGAATGCCCATGCTCTTCAACTCTGGACTTGATCCTTTATGTATCTGTTCTATTATGTAACAAAGACAAACCGGGTCCTCATCTTTTATATCCTCCGCCGCATCGCAGCACTCCTTCGACGGCGCCGGTGCTTTCCCCGTCGCGTAAGTTAAACACGCCGCTACCTTTTGAAATTCTGCCCCACACTTTTGACTAAGGCTTTTGTCATCATCTCCATTAGCCAACCCACATGAAAAGACCATTAAAATCGCTAAACCGATAAATTTATATGCACTTCTCATTTTCTCAGCAACTTgaaaaaggaggaggaggaggaggattttttgtagcaaaatgtaGAGGTTTATTTCTTGATAATTATGGGGACAGTGTGAGTTTGGGCAGGAGTGAAGTCTTTGTGGGGGTTATAAATAGGAGTTATTAATGCATAGATGAATTAATGGGCCGAATAATAAAGATGGGGTAGTTGGACAGTAATTAATGACACAATGGGCTGGTTGTCAGCATGTGAAGCGGGATGGTCTTAAATGAAAGTTGATCTGTCGTATCTCAATCTGATTACGCGTGATTGCGTTGGGTTTTCATGAGTTTATCACTACACTCGTCTTTTACACTGACCTTTTTTTCCGGAAAATTAACGGAAGTCCCCATTcggcccaaaaaaaaaaacaaaaacccaaaaatatttattttaaaagatattAGCATACCTCATATCTGTTTATAAAAAGCTATTTACAAAATACTGAATTGGtatatatgttatatatcttCTGATATACAATTCACATGTTATACACCTTAATAGTATACAACAACGTGATATGCAACTATTCACAATTGCATTGTCTAATTTTGCAAGGGGCGAACTTTGTAAATGATATACACAGGTCATTTTTTACTCCACTGCTAATCATGTAAAAGTCTCTTTTTTTTAACTATTATATTCGTAATTTATTGGTTTGAATAATTTGAATTCGCGCCACATAAGTTTGTTAGAAGGGTACTATTTGCCCTTTGTGTGATATCGTTAATTAAGAGTGCCCTTTATCTAATAAGTTCATATAAAAATAGTCAGTTTAAAACTTCAAGTTAATAAGCAAGGCCTTCTCACTGAAGCTTAAGCatttacatttttaaaataaaaaaaaaagtttaagacTAATATTAACTTCCACGTGATTTAAAAACAAGGtaaaagttcatgagaagaaaaTGATTCCATTTGATCATAAAAGTTCTTTATTCCTTGAGGTTTTTTAATTTCTAATGTTCAAATTACTTGATGAGTTTGCTCAATTTTTACGATGTGAAGGTTGTCTTT
This DNA window, taken from Nicotiana tabacum cultivar K326 chromosome 15, ASM71507v2, whole genome shotgun sequence, encodes the following:
- the LOC107778688 gene encoding LOW QUALITY PROTEIN: non-specific lipid transfer protein GPI-anchored 1 (The sequence of the model RefSeq protein was modified relative to this genomic sequence to represent the inferred CDS: deleted 1 base in 1 codon), which encodes MRSAYKFIGLAILMVFSCGLANGDDDKSLSQKCGAEFQKVAACLTYATGKAPAPSKECCDAAEDIKDEDPVCLCYIIEQIHKGSSPELKSMGIQEDKLLQLPSACKLSNASISNCPKLLNIPSNSPDYAIFTNTSTASKTPVATPAGASSSSSPDTKKDSSNGFKNGPQLSISGTVVAAAVVAVFLSVIPRELLVF